The Allocatelliglobosispora scoriae genome contains a region encoding:
- a CDS encoding ABC transporter substrate-binding protein — MLSARSGADRRRRFAAVAGSLLAATLVMTTAACGSDSDTASNEKVKLTVATFGEFGYKALYTEYMAAHPNIEIVERITKTEDHQKNLAAHLATNSGAADIEAIEEGWVGQFTSQPGKFYDWMEYGGAELKSAWPAWKWQQASSPDGKVIGLGTDVGGMAMCYRKDLFAKAGLPTDRAEVSKLWPTWDEFIATGVKFEAAKPGAKFMDGPAVMYRSILGQQPVGIYDGDKVVVDSAPGVKTAWDLTIKAMNAGLSAKIAAWTPDWNTGMAKGTFATLACPSWMMAYIQTQAKDTAGKWDIADVPGGGGNWGGSFLTLPKQGKHVKEASELAKWLVAPEQQAKVFRAVGNFPSTVSLYEDSVIKDFKNPFFSDAPVGAIFSKSVKTMVPQYMGPKSGDVNTAVINGLTRVEQGKQTPDEAWTQVLKDVKALL, encoded by the coding sequence ATGCTCTCAGCACGTTCAGGCGCCGATCGTCGGCGCAGATTCGCGGCTGTGGCGGGCTCGCTGCTCGCCGCCACCCTGGTCATGACGACTGCCGCGTGTGGCAGTGACAGTGACACCGCGAGTAATGAGAAGGTCAAGCTCACGGTCGCGACGTTCGGTGAGTTCGGGTATAAGGCGTTGTACACGGAGTACATGGCTGCGCATCCGAATATCGAGATCGTGGAGCGGATCACGAAGACCGAGGATCACCAGAAGAACCTGGCGGCGCACCTCGCCACGAATAGTGGTGCGGCGGATATCGAGGCGATCGAGGAGGGTTGGGTCGGTCAGTTCACGTCGCAGCCGGGGAAGTTCTATGACTGGATGGAGTACGGCGGGGCGGAGTTGAAGTCGGCGTGGCCGGCGTGGAAGTGGCAGCAGGCGTCGTCTCCGGATGGGAAGGTCATCGGTCTGGGTACGGATGTCGGCGGGATGGCGATGTGCTACCGCAAGGATCTGTTCGCGAAGGCGGGTCTGCCGACGGACCGGGCTGAGGTGTCGAAGCTGTGGCCGACGTGGGATGAGTTCATCGCGACGGGTGTGAAGTTCGAGGCGGCCAAGCCCGGTGCGAAGTTCATGGACGGTCCGGCGGTGATGTACCGGTCGATCCTGGGTCAGCAGCCGGTGGGTATCTACGACGGTGACAAGGTCGTGGTGGACAGCGCGCCGGGTGTGAAGACGGCGTGGGATCTGACGATCAAGGCGATGAACGCGGGGTTGTCGGCGAAGATCGCGGCGTGGACGCCGGACTGGAACACGGGTATGGCGAAGGGGACGTTCGCGACCCTGGCGTGCCCGTCGTGGATGATGGCGTATATCCAGACGCAGGCCAAGGACACCGCGGGTAAGTGGGACATCGCTGATGTGCCCGGTGGTGGCGGTAACTGGGGCGGTAGCTTCCTGACGCTGCCCAAGCAGGGCAAGCACGTCAAGGAGGCCAGTGAGTTGGCGAAGTGGCTGGTGGCTCCGGAGCAGCAGGCGAAGGTGTTCCGCGCGGTCGGCAACTTCCCGTCGACGGTGTCGCTGTACGAGGACTCGGTGATCAAGGACTTCAAGAACCCGTTCTTCTCCGACGCCCCGGTCGGCGCGATCTTCTCCAAGAGTGTCAAGACGATGGTGCCGCAGTACATGGGCCCGAAGTCCGGTGACGTCAACACCGCGGTCATCAACGGCCTGACCCGTGTCGAGCAGGGCAAGCAGACCCCCGACGAGGCCTGGACCCAGGTCCTCAAGGACGTCAAGGCCCTCCTGTAA
- a CDS encoding discoidin domain-containing protein codes for MRSVQLAAAAPRTSSPGRRRLYLTMSLLGALLASYVAVLSTSASAADTLISQGRPATASSIENAGTPAASAVDGNLTGTRWSSAASDPQWIQVDLGGTATISQVVLRWEAAYATAFQVQTSASATGPWTNIYSTTTGTGGVQTLNVTGSGRYIRVNGTARATVYGYSLWEFQVYGTVAGTPGGCDTVNAALNRPATASSVQAPFTAAAAVDGSTGTRWSSLAADPQWLQVDLGTSKAICQVGLNWEAAYASAFQIQVSETGTGGWTTIYSTTTSSGGVQTIPVTGTGRFLRVNGTARGTQWGYSLWELVVNTGTGTPPSSPAPPSSPPPNSPSPSPSTQPGTDVLLSYNKPGVASTSQDDGACWQCLPLRAFDLDPASRWATSPTGGWVDPGWIYVDLGATAQIHKVVLQWDPAYATAYQIQTSADANTWTTIYSTTTSTGFKQTITGLTGTGRYVRMYGTARSSTYGYSLWEFQVYGTGGAPTAPPAQPADPAFPANNLIWSDEFNGAAGSKPDPAKWTIDPGTGQNGEIQYYTNNENASMNGTGALVIEARKQTLGGRDYTSHRMNTGTKFTTQYGRVEARIQVPKGNGLWPAFWMMGADFLTGRPWPYNGEIDIMEVLGRNTLEGYSTLHAPAYNGGNGYGQKYTAPGGADLSAGFHVWAVEWNSQGMRFLLDGTQVFYASKATVESTRGPWVYDHPFYVILNLAVGGDFPGPVDATTPFPSRMLVDYVRVYK; via the coding sequence ATGAGATCCGTCCAGCTCGCGGCGGCTGCGCCGCGAACTAGTTCCCCCGGCCGACGCCGGCTCTATCTCACGATGAGCCTGCTCGGCGCACTCCTAGCCTCCTATGTGGCCGTGCTCTCGACCTCGGCGAGCGCGGCCGACACCCTGATCTCGCAGGGCCGGCCCGCCACGGCCTCCTCCATCGAGAACGCCGGCACCCCCGCCGCCAGCGCCGTCGACGGCAACCTGACCGGCACCCGCTGGTCCAGTGCCGCGAGCGACCCGCAGTGGATCCAGGTCGACCTCGGCGGCACCGCGACCATCAGCCAGGTCGTCCTGCGCTGGGAAGCCGCCTACGCCACCGCTTTCCAGGTGCAGACCTCGGCATCCGCCACCGGCCCGTGGACCAACATCTACAGCACCACCACCGGCACCGGCGGCGTGCAGACGCTCAACGTGACCGGCTCCGGGCGCTACATCCGGGTGAACGGCACAGCACGTGCCACGGTCTACGGCTACTCCCTCTGGGAGTTCCAGGTCTACGGCACCGTCGCGGGCACCCCCGGCGGCTGTGACACGGTCAACGCCGCGCTCAACCGCCCCGCCACCGCCTCCTCGGTGCAGGCGCCCTTCACGGCGGCCGCCGCGGTCGACGGCAGCACCGGCACCCGCTGGTCCAGCCTCGCGGCCGACCCGCAGTGGCTCCAGGTCGACCTCGGCACCAGCAAGGCGATCTGCCAGGTCGGGCTCAACTGGGAGGCGGCCTACGCGTCCGCGTTCCAGATCCAGGTCTCCGAGACCGGCACCGGCGGCTGGACCACCATCTACAGCACCACGACGAGCTCCGGTGGCGTCCAGACGATCCCGGTGACCGGCACCGGCCGCTTCCTGCGGGTCAACGGGACCGCGCGGGGCACGCAGTGGGGCTACTCGCTCTGGGAGCTGGTCGTCAACACCGGCACCGGTACGCCGCCCAGCTCGCCCGCGCCGCCCAGCTCCCCGCCGCCGAACTCGCCCTCGCCCAGCCCTTCGACGCAGCCCGGCACCGACGTGCTGCTCTCCTACAACAAGCCGGGCGTCGCCTCCACCTCGCAGGATGACGGTGCCTGCTGGCAGTGCCTGCCGCTGCGCGCCTTCGACCTCGACCCGGCTTCCCGGTGGGCGACGAGCCCGACCGGCGGCTGGGTGGATCCGGGCTGGATCTACGTCGACCTCGGCGCCACGGCACAGATCCACAAGGTCGTGCTGCAGTGGGACCCGGCGTACGCCACGGCGTACCAGATCCAGACCTCGGCGGACGCGAACACCTGGACCACGATCTACTCCACCACGACGAGCACCGGGTTCAAGCAGACCATCACCGGGCTCACCGGCACCGGCCGCTACGTGCGCATGTACGGCACGGCGCGCAGCAGCACCTACGGCTACTCGCTGTGGGAGTTCCAGGTCTACGGCACCGGCGGCGCACCCACCGCGCCACCGGCCCAGCCCGCCGACCCGGCCTTCCCGGCCAACAACCTGATCTGGAGCGACGAGTTCAACGGTGCCGCGGGCAGCAAGCCCGACCCGGCCAAGTGGACCATCGACCCGGGCACGGGCCAGAACGGTGAGATCCAGTACTACACCAACAACGAGAACGCGTCGATGAACGGCACCGGCGCCCTCGTCATCGAGGCCCGCAAGCAGACCCTCGGCGGCCGCGACTACACCTCGCACCGGATGAACACCGGCACCAAGTTCACCACCCAGTACGGCCGGGTCGAGGCGCGGATCCAGGTACCCAAGGGCAACGGCCTGTGGCCCGCGTTCTGGATGATGGGCGCCGACTTCCTCACCGGCCGCCCGTGGCCCTACAACGGCGAGATCGACATCATGGAGGTCCTCGGCCGCAACACGCTGGAGGGCTACTCCACGCTGCACGCGCCCGCCTACAACGGCGGCAACGGCTACGGCCAGAAGTACACCGCCCCCGGCGGCGCCGACCTGTCGGCCGGATTCCACGTCTGGGCGGTCGAGTGGAACAGCCAGGGCATGCGCTTCCTGCTCGACGGCACGCAGGTCTTCTACGCCAGCAAGGCGACGGTCGAGTCGACCCGCGGCCCGTGGGTCTACGACCACCCGTTCTACGTGATCCTCAACCTCGCGGTCGGCGGCGACTTCCCCGGTCCGGTGGACGCCACCACGCCCTTCCCGTCGCGGATGCTCGTCGACTACGTACGCGTCTACAAGTAA
- a CDS encoding DUF1996 domain-containing protein has translation MAIAGLVGTSIITSASPASAADVLLSQGHTATASSVENGGAAAANAVDGNNGTRWSSAFSNPQWLQIDLGATAQVNQVVLRWEGAYATAFQIQVSPSGGNPWTTIYSTTTGTGGNQTLNVSGSGRYIRLYATARATQYGVSLWEFQAFGTGGAPAPGGGGGGPIVRVAEFLADCPFTHRLPDDPIVFPGLPGASHSHDFFGNTSTNANSTVQTLAAAGSNCNPAVDLSSYWVPTLYVNNVAVPPTGTTFYYLGEGINENLLPTTQALPYGLRIVAGNAKATGPNDNTISRWSCLHHNEVGSSHDFVTCPADSMLESYLDFPQCWNGTTLDSADHKSHMAYPVNGACPASHPVAVPKVRQVLRYPVTGNPLNRIRLSSGGGFTMHGDFFNAWPIAEMERRVNDCIRPKIKCGANGTP, from the coding sequence ATGGCCATCGCGGGTCTGGTCGGCACCTCGATTATCACCTCCGCCAGCCCGGCGAGCGCCGCCGACGTCCTGCTGTCCCAGGGCCACACGGCGACCGCCTCCTCGGTGGAGAACGGCGGTGCCGCAGCCGCCAACGCGGTTGACGGCAACAACGGAACCCGCTGGTCCAGCGCGTTCAGCAACCCGCAGTGGCTCCAGATCGACCTCGGCGCCACCGCCCAGGTCAACCAGGTGGTCCTGCGCTGGGAAGGCGCCTATGCCACGGCCTTCCAGATCCAGGTCTCCCCCAGCGGCGGCAACCCGTGGACCACCATCTACTCCACCACCACCGGCACGGGCGGAAACCAGACCCTCAACGTCTCGGGTTCCGGCCGCTACATCCGGCTCTACGCCACGGCCCGAGCCACCCAGTACGGCGTCTCGCTCTGGGAGTTCCAGGCCTTCGGCACCGGCGGCGCTCCGGCACCCGGCGGCGGTGGCGGCGGTCCGATCGTGCGCGTCGCCGAGTTCCTCGCCGACTGCCCCTTCACCCACCGGCTCCCGGACGACCCGATCGTCTTCCCGGGCCTGCCGGGCGCCTCGCACTCGCACGACTTCTTCGGCAACACCTCGACCAACGCCAACTCCACGGTCCAGACGCTCGCCGCGGCGGGCAGCAACTGCAACCCGGCGGTCGACCTGTCGTCCTACTGGGTGCCGACGCTCTACGTCAACAACGTCGCGGTCCCGCCCACCGGCACCACCTTCTACTACCTGGGTGAGGGCATCAACGAGAACCTGCTCCCGACGACGCAGGCCCTCCCCTACGGCCTGCGGATCGTGGCGGGCAACGCCAAGGCCACCGGGCCGAACGACAACACCATCTCCCGCTGGTCCTGCCTGCACCACAACGAGGTCGGCTCGTCCCACGACTTCGTCACCTGCCCGGCCGACTCGATGCTGGAGTCCTACCTGGACTTCCCGCAGTGCTGGAACGGCACGACCCTCGACTCGGCCGACCACAAGAGCCACATGGCCTACCCGGTCAACGGCGCCTGCCCGGCGTCGCATCCGGTCGCGGTGCCCAAGGTCCGCCAGGTGCTGCGCTACCCGGTGACCGGCAACCCGCTCAACCGGATCCGGCTCTCCTCCGGCGGCGGCTTCACCATGCACGGCGACTTCTTCAACGCATGGCCGATCGCCGAGATGGAGCGTCGCGTCAACGACTGCATCCGTCCGAAGATCAAGTGCGGGGCGAACGGCACCCCGTGA
- a CDS encoding DUF305 domain-containing protein, translating into MRFKLLAGLALIAALAPGCASPAPAPTATASTAAPVAVAGGTDLAWTQLTLALDEHALQILELAPERAADAKLKAFAAEVAAAHRDEAAELKRMLVEIQAPPGNPHEGHVMPGMVTPEALAAMRASSGAAFDALLTTSLREHLSQCLSLAKSEQKAGSQPAVKALAMAIEKDRGSALERLTALTPR; encoded by the coding sequence ATGAGGTTTAAACTGCTCGCGGGCCTGGCGCTGATCGCGGCGCTCGCCCCCGGCTGCGCCTCGCCCGCACCGGCACCGACCGCGACCGCCTCCACGGCCGCGCCCGTCGCCGTCGCCGGCGGGACCGACCTGGCCTGGACCCAGCTCACGCTCGCCCTCGACGAGCACGCACTGCAGATCCTGGAGCTGGCACCCGAGCGCGCCGCCGACGCGAAGCTCAAGGCGTTCGCCGCCGAGGTCGCCGCCGCGCACCGCGACGAGGCGGCCGAGCTGAAGCGGATGCTCGTCGAGATCCAGGCGCCGCCCGGCAACCCGCACGAGGGGCACGTCATGCCCGGCATGGTCACCCCCGAGGCGCTCGCGGCCATGCGCGCCAGCAGCGGTGCGGCCTTCGACGCGCTGCTCACCACCAGCCTGCGCGAGCACCTGAGCCAGTGCCTCAGCCTGGCGAAGTCCGAGCAGAAGGCCGGCAGCCAGCCCGCGGTGAAGGCGCTCGCGATGGCGATCGAGAAGGACCGTGGGAGCGCCCTGGAGCGCCTTACCGCGTTAACCCCTCGGTAG
- a CDS encoding MFS transporter, with protein sequence MPPAPPSRRAPWPVLSLAVMSLAVFFSITTEVLPTGLLPSMSRSLGVSPGKLGLLVTAYALVVAVLAAPLGIATARFARRPLLTATLVGYASSNAVMALSSSYALAIGARLIGGLSHALFWAMLGGYVARMVSPERVGRAVTLVSSGGLLAVLFGVPAGTALGVAIGWRPTYVILAVAPVLLIVLGWRALPDLPGTTGGKEQRLAQVARIPGLVPVVVVTAVTMLGQFTFSTYVAPFLLHVGLAEEQISPVLLASGVAGGLGLLATGVFIDRRLRAGMLIGTAALGTALAVLAFGPTSVALVVAGICVTGVAMGSIPVFVQTATLRARARRARCGERAQRGVVQPRDRRWGAHRRYRRRPPRPGGAAGDRGDAGRCRFRGHRDDSPRPPGPVPARRRPHPVRFVPPHRLRVTSSSPPSPGRASPGATFCSKAWPRAAK encoded by the coding sequence ATGCCCCCCGCACCACCCTCCCGGCGCGCCCCCTGGCCCGTGCTGAGCCTCGCCGTCATGTCCCTGGCGGTCTTCTTCTCCATCACCACCGAGGTGCTGCCGACCGGGCTGCTGCCCTCGATGAGCCGCTCGCTCGGCGTCTCCCCCGGCAAGCTCGGCCTGCTGGTCACGGCATATGCGCTGGTGGTCGCGGTGCTCGCCGCGCCGCTCGGCATCGCCACGGCCAGGTTCGCGCGCCGCCCGCTGCTCACCGCAACCCTCGTCGGGTACGCCTCCAGCAACGCCGTCATGGCGCTGAGCAGTTCCTACGCGCTCGCGATCGGGGCACGCCTGATCGGCGGGCTCAGCCATGCACTCTTCTGGGCGATGCTCGGCGGCTATGTGGCCCGGATGGTCTCACCCGAACGGGTCGGCCGCGCGGTCACCCTGGTCTCGTCGGGCGGGCTGCTGGCGGTGCTCTTCGGCGTACCGGCGGGGACGGCGCTCGGCGTCGCGATCGGCTGGCGCCCCACCTATGTCATCCTCGCCGTCGCACCGGTGCTGCTGATCGTGCTCGGCTGGCGCGCGCTGCCCGACCTGCCCGGCACCACGGGCGGGAAGGAGCAGCGGCTCGCCCAGGTGGCCCGGATCCCCGGGCTCGTGCCCGTCGTCGTGGTGACGGCGGTGACGATGCTCGGACAGTTCACCTTCTCGACCTATGTGGCACCGTTCCTGCTGCACGTCGGCCTCGCCGAGGAACAGATCAGTCCGGTGCTGCTCGCGTCCGGGGTCGCCGGGGGGCTGGGACTCCTCGCCACCGGCGTCTTCATCGACCGGCGCCTGCGGGCCGGGATGCTCATCGGCACCGCCGCGCTGGGTACGGCACTGGCGGTCCTCGCCTTCGGGCCGACATCGGTGGCGCTCGTCGTCGCCGGGATCTGCGTGACCGGGGTGGCGATGGGGTCGATCCCGGTCTTCGTACAGACCGCGACCCTGCGGGCCCGCGCCCGGCGCGCCCGATGCGGCGAGCGGGCTCAACGCGGCGTCGTTCAACCTCGGGATCGCCGGTGGGGCGCTCATCGGCGGTATCGTCGTCGACCACCTCGGCCCGGCGGCGCTGCCGGTGATCGCGGCGACGCTGGTCGGTGTCGGTTTCGTGGTCATCGCGACGACTCGCCTCGGCCGCCCGGACCCGTCCCCGCCCGGCGACGACCTCATCCCGTCAGATTCGTCCCCCCTCACCGCCTCCGCGTGACCTCCTCCTCACCCCCTTCCCCGGGGCGCGCTTCCCCGGGGGCCACGTTTTGCAGCAAAGCGTGGCCTCGCGCGGCGAAATGA
- the ligD gene encoding non-homologous end-joining DNA ligase, translating to MATSQVVSVGGREVTITHPDKVIFPESGLTKLDLVTYYLTVADGALRGVTGRPMILKRFVKGIDEEAFFQKRAPTARPDWIEVAELKYASGTSAEEVVVRDAAALAWVVNLGCIDLNPHPVQAEDLDHPDELRIDLDPVPGVGWAQIVEVALVVQQVLADHGLTAWPKTSGSRGFHIYARIAPEWPYPKVRLAAETVAREVERRAPDLATSKWWKEDREGVFVDFNQNAKDRTVASAYSVRAVADARVSTPLTWDEVPGCKPEEFTLASVAERFRAIGDPWAGIETATGSLAPLLALAKELGPAEKPPKGTGRRQSAMPLIEIARAKTREEAEAGLDRWKERHPGVVPLLEPADILVDGMRGRSSVWYRIRINLQHVPEADRPAQEELEVDYNPWAGMSRDSTEA from the coding sequence ATGGCCACGTCTCAGGTCGTCTCCGTCGGCGGGCGCGAGGTGACGATCACCCACCCGGACAAGGTGATCTTCCCGGAGTCCGGGCTCACCAAGCTCGACCTGGTCACCTACTACCTCACCGTTGCCGACGGCGCGCTGCGCGGGGTCACCGGGCGGCCGATGATCCTCAAGCGGTTCGTCAAGGGCATCGACGAGGAGGCGTTCTTCCAGAAGCGCGCCCCCACCGCCCGGCCGGACTGGATCGAGGTGGCGGAGCTGAAATACGCCTCCGGCACCTCCGCCGAGGAGGTCGTCGTCCGCGACGCCGCCGCGCTCGCCTGGGTCGTCAACCTCGGCTGCATCGACCTCAACCCGCACCCGGTGCAGGCAGAGGACCTCGACCACCCCGACGAGCTGCGCATCGACCTCGATCCCGTGCCCGGCGTCGGCTGGGCGCAGATCGTCGAGGTCGCCCTTGTCGTGCAGCAGGTCCTCGCCGATCACGGGCTCACCGCCTGGCCCAAGACCTCCGGTTCGCGGGGCTTCCACATCTATGCCCGGATCGCGCCGGAGTGGCCCTACCCCAAGGTGCGGCTCGCCGCCGAGACGGTCGCCCGCGAGGTGGAACGGCGCGCTCCCGACCTCGCCACCAGCAAGTGGTGGAAGGAGGACCGCGAGGGTGTCTTCGTCGACTTCAACCAGAACGCCAAGGACCGGACCGTCGCGTCGGCCTACTCGGTGCGCGCCGTCGCCGACGCCCGGGTCTCGACGCCGCTGACCTGGGACGAGGTGCCCGGCTGCAAGCCGGAGGAGTTCACGCTCGCGAGCGTCGCCGAGCGCTTCCGCGCCATCGGCGACCCGTGGGCCGGGATCGAGACGGCGACCGGCTCGCTGGCACCGCTGCTCGCGCTCGCCAAGGAGCTCGGCCCGGCGGAGAAGCCGCCCAAGGGCACCGGCCGCCGCCAGTCGGCGATGCCGCTGATCGAGATCGCCCGGGCGAAGACCCGCGAGGAGGCGGAGGCGGGCCTGGACCGCTGGAAGGAACGCCATCCGGGAGTCGTGCCGCTGCTGGAGCCCGCCGACATCCTCGTCGACGGCATGCGCGGTCGGAGCTCGGTCTGGTACCGCATCCGCATCAACCTCCAGCACGTGCCCGAGGCGGATCGGCCGGCGCAGGAGGAGCTCGAGGTCGACTACAACCCCTGGGCCGGCATGTCCCGCGACTCCACCGAGGCCTGA
- a CDS encoding MFS transporter — MTRRLHPAWSVAAVAFVALIGAAGFRSAPGVLIEPLQDEFGWSTATIGAAVSVNLVLFGLTAPFAAALMERFGIRKVTAFALLMISLGSGLTVFMRQSWQLIVCWGVLVGLGAGSMALAFVATVTSRWFVKHRGVVTGILTAASATGQLIFLTFIASLTQAQGWRIATLVISATALLVVPLVLWRLRDDPADLGVTALGAEAADGVPTGGSGGGAARRALTALRDASRSGAFWLLVGGFAICGMTTNGLIGTHFIPAAHDHGMPITTAANLLALVGLFDIVGTVLSGWLTDRFDSRVLLGAYYLLRGLSLLILPGFFGAQAHPSMLVFIIFYGLDWVATVPPTIALCREQFGVSGPIVFGWVFASHQIGAAVAAFGAGAVRDSLGSYNAAFYVAGALSVGAAGLSMAIRRPGTVRQWRVALPA, encoded by the coding sequence GTGACGAGAAGACTTCACCCCGCCTGGTCCGTGGCCGCCGTGGCGTTCGTGGCCCTGATCGGTGCCGCCGGATTCCGATCGGCCCCCGGCGTACTCATCGAGCCGCTGCAGGACGAGTTCGGCTGGTCGACGGCGACGATCGGTGCCGCCGTCTCCGTCAACCTCGTGCTCTTCGGCCTCACGGCACCCTTCGCCGCCGCCCTGATGGAGCGCTTCGGCATCCGGAAGGTCACCGCCTTCGCGCTGCTCATGATCTCGCTGGGCAGCGGCCTCACCGTCTTCATGCGCCAATCGTGGCAGCTCATCGTCTGCTGGGGTGTGCTCGTCGGGCTCGGCGCCGGGTCGATGGCGCTCGCCTTCGTCGCGACGGTCACCAGCCGCTGGTTCGTCAAGCACCGGGGCGTCGTCACCGGCATCCTCACCGCGGCCAGCGCCACCGGCCAGCTCATCTTCCTCACCTTCATCGCCTCGCTGACCCAGGCGCAGGGGTGGCGCATCGCCACGCTCGTCATCTCCGCGACAGCCCTGCTCGTCGTGCCGCTGGTGCTGTGGCGGCTGCGGGACGACCCGGCCGACCTCGGTGTGACGGCGCTGGGGGCGGAGGCGGCTGATGGCGTACCCACCGGGGGATCGGGAGGGGGCGCGGCCCGGCGCGCCCTGACGGCGCTGCGGGACGCCTCGCGGTCGGGGGCCTTCTGGCTGCTCGTGGGTGGTTTCGCGATCTGCGGGATGACGACGAACGGCCTGATCGGCACCCACTTCATCCCCGCCGCGCACGACCACGGCATGCCGATCACGACCGCGGCGAACCTGCTGGCGCTCGTCGGCCTGTTCGACATCGTCGGTACGGTGCTCTCCGGCTGGCTCACCGACCGCTTCGACTCACGGGTGCTGCTCGGGGCCTATTACCTGCTGCGCGGGCTGTCGCTGCTGATCCTGCCGGGGTTCTTCGGCGCGCAGGCGCACCCGAGCATGCTGGTCTTCATCATCTTCTACGGCCTGGACTGGGTGGCGACCGTACCGCCGACGATCGCGCTCTGCCGTGAGCAGTTCGGCGTCTCCGGGCCGATCGTCTTCGGCTGGGTCTTCGCGTCGCACCAGATCGGTGCTGCGGTCGCCGCGTTCGGTGCCGGTGCCGTCCGCGACTCGCTGGGCAGCTACAACGCGGCGTTCTACGTCGCGGGGGCCTTGTCGGTCGGCGCGGCCGGCCTGTCGATGGCGATCCGCCGCCCCGGCACCGTCCGCCAGTGGCGAGTCGCCCTCCCCGCGTGA
- a CDS encoding GlxA family transcriptional regulator, with translation MHRIAVLAFDVTVAFDLGIPAQVFPAADQPGEQQLYSVSTATSGRAPVRTSAGFAILPDHGLELLDAADTVIVPGVHRSSLELDPQDPALAALRAAHERGARIMSICTGAFVLAAAGLLAGRPATTHWAYADRFRRAFPDVELRPDVLFVDDGDVLTSAGVAAGVDLCLHVLRRDHGSEVANRAARRCVVPPWRDGGQSQFIDRPMPPVGDASTASARAWALTRLDEPLDLDALARHARMSVRTFTRRFRDETGVSPGRWLTHQRIEHARRLLETTDLPIDQVATRAGFGTATSLRQHLHAAIGVAPAAYRRTFRR, from the coding sequence ATGCATCGGATCGCCGTCCTCGCCTTCGACGTCACCGTCGCCTTCGACCTGGGCATCCCGGCGCAGGTCTTCCCCGCCGCCGACCAGCCCGGTGAGCAGCAGCTCTACTCGGTCAGCACGGCGACCTCGGGGCGTGCTCCGGTGCGTACCAGCGCGGGGTTTGCGATCCTCCCCGACCACGGCCTGGAGCTGCTCGACGCCGCCGACACCGTGATCGTGCCGGGGGTGCACCGCTCGTCGCTGGAGCTGGATCCGCAGGATCCGGCGCTCGCGGCGCTGCGGGCCGCGCACGAGCGGGGCGCGCGGATCATGTCGATCTGCACCGGGGCGTTCGTGCTGGCGGCGGCGGGGCTGCTGGCGGGGCGGCCGGCGACGACGCACTGGGCATACGCCGACCGGTTCCGCCGGGCGTTCCCCGATGTGGAGCTGCGGCCCGACGTGCTCTTCGTCGACGACGGCGACGTGCTCACCTCGGCCGGGGTGGCGGCCGGGGTCGACCTGTGCCTGCACGTGCTGCGCCGCGACCACGGCAGCGAGGTCGCCAACCGGGCGGCTCGGCGCTGCGTGGTGCCGCCGTGGCGCGACGGCGGGCAGTCGCAGTTCATCGACCGGCCGATGCCGCCCGTCGGCGACGCCTCGACCGCGTCGGCCCGGGCCTGGGCGCTGACCCGGCTCGACGAACCGCTCGACCTCGACGCACTGGCCCGGCATGCGCGGATGAGCGTGCGCACCTTCACCCGGCGGTTCCGCGACGAGACCGGCGTCAGCCCCGGCCGGTGGCTCACCCACCAGCGGATAGAGCACGCCCGACGGCTGCTGGAGACGACCGACCTGCCGATCGACCAGGTCGCGACGCGGGCCGGGTTCGGCACGGCCACCTCGCTGCGCCAGCACCTGCACGCGGCGATCGGCGTCGCACCCGCCGCCTACCGCCGCACCTTCCGCCGCTGA
- a CDS encoding cupin domain-containing protein has product MQVFDYSTAHKSLVESVEVARFEQYPATLGFPFKAMWYCIPPQDNSPPDRHPEYEFSIAVRGSATVDVNGVRTVVDQGSAFLLDSSEGHTVYNTSPDEALLIFSVYWMPATNSNRCSNDDR; this is encoded by the coding sequence GTGCAGGTATTCGACTATTCGACAGCCCATAAAAGCCTTGTCGAAAGCGTCGAGGTCGCACGATTCGAACAGTATCCGGCGACTCTCGGATTCCCATTCAAAGCGATGTGGTACTGCATTCCGCCACAGGACAACAGTCCACCGGACCGGCACCCGGAATACGAATTCTCCATCGCCGTCCGGGGCAGCGCCACGGTGGACGTGAACGGCGTTCGCACCGTCGTCGACCAGGGATCGGCCTTCCTGCTGGACAGCTCCGAGGGGCACACGGTCTACAACACCTCGCCCGACGAGGCATTGCTGATCTTCAGTGTCTACTGGATGCCCGCCACGAATTCGAACAGGTGTTCGAATGACGACCGATAA